The genomic window TGACCAGCGACAGATAGGTCGATTCACTGACCAGGGTCACCAGCAAAAAGAACTGCACCGAGCCGCTGGTCAGCCACAGCGAGGCGGCCGGCGCGCCGTGCGCGTTCTCGCGCGCCAGCCAGGCGGGCGCCGAGCCGTCGCGCGCCGCCGAGTACAGCGTCTCGGCCGACAGCATCAGCCACGACAGCAGCGCCCCCGACAGCGAGATGAACAGCCCCACGCTGATCAACACGCCGCCCCAGGGGCCCACCGCGCGCTCCAGCACGTGGGCCATGGACGGGTTTTTCAGCGCGGCCAGCTCGGGCTGCGCCATCACGCCCATCGACAGCAGGCTGACCGCCACCAGCAGCGCCAGCACGAACAGAAAACCCGCCAGCGTGGCGCGCCCCACGTCCACCCGCCGCACCGCGTGGGCCGAATACACGCTGGCGCCCTCCACGCCGATGAACACCCACACCGTCACCAGCATCATGCCGCGCACCTGCTCCAGCACGCCGCCCAGCGCGGGGTTGGCGCGGCCCCACACGTCGGCGCCGAACACCAGCGGCTGAAACGCCAGCGCCACCAGCAGCACGAACAAAAGCAGCGGCACCAGCTTGGCCACCGTCGTCACCTGGTTGATCCGCGCCGCCTCGCGCACGCCGCGCAGCACCAGCGCGTGCGTGCCCCACAGCATGACCGAGGCGCAGGCCACCGCCGTGCGGGTGTTGCCATCGCCAAACACCGGCCAGTAGTGGCCCAGGGTGGAAAACAGCAGCACGTAGTAGCCCACGTTGCCCAGCACCGCCATGAACCAGTAGCCCCAGGCCGAGCTGAAGCCGGTGAAGGGCCCGAAGCTGGCGCGCGCATAGGCGTAGATGCCCGAGTCCAGCTGCGGCTGGCGCAGCGCCAGGCTGAGGAACACGAAGGCCAGCGCCAGCATGCCGATGCCGGTGATCAGCCAGGCCAGCGCCGTGGCCCCCACGCCCGCGCTGGCCGCCGTGTTCTGCGGGATGGAGAAGATGCCCCCGCCCACCATAGAGCCGACCACCAGCGCCGTCAGCGCGCCCACCCCGAGTTTTTTTGAGTTGCTTGCCATCGTGCCTACCCGCCGACGATGGGCTGAAACAGCAGCACCTGATCGCCAGCCTGAAGCACGCAATTTTGCCGTGCCGCGCGCGGCACGAATTCGGCGTTGACCGCCGTGCCCACGGCCTGCGGCGCGTGGCCCAGCGCCTCGACCAGCTGCGCCAGCGTGGTGCCCGGGGTGACGGCGTGCGGCGCGCCATCCAGCGTGATCTGCACGGGCGGCGCAGGCGATGCACCGTCGCTCATGCCATCGCCCCGGTTGGCGCCGCCCAGCCGGCCTGCGCCAGCGCCTGCTCCACCAGCGCGGGCGCCAGCAGCCAGCCGTGGCGGAACAGCCCGTTGATGGCCAGCCTGCGGCCCGCGTGCTCGATGCGCGGGTTGTTGTCGGGCAAGGCCGGGCGCAGGTTCACGTCCAGGCGCACGATGCGCGCCTCGGCCAGCACAGGCAGCACGCTGTGCGCGGCGGCCATCAGCTCCACCGCGCTGCGCAGGCTGACGGGCGAACGGTCTTCGCTCTCGATCTCGCTGGCGCCCACCATCAGCAGGTCGGCCGAGCGCGGCACGATGTAGACGCGGTGGCGTGGGTGCAGCAGGCGCAGCTGGCGCGTCAGGCCGTGGCCCGGGCAGTGCAGCCCGATGACTTCGCCGCGCACGCCGCGCACGGGCATGGCAGCCTCGGGCAAGGAAGCAGAGCCCCGGGCGCCGACCCCGCGCACGTCGATCACGGCATCGAACTTCAAGGCCCGCCCATCGGCCAGATGCAGCACGCCTGTGCCCTCATCCGCCTGCACGCCCGCCACCGGCGCGCCCCAATGCCAGCGCACACCCGGCGCCGTGGCCTGTAGGGCCAACATGGTCGCCACGGTGTCGATGTGGCCCTCGCCCGGAAGCAGCCAGGCCTGCGCGGGGCCCTGAATGGACGGCTCCAGCTCACGCAGCGCCTGCATCGACAAGGGCTCGATCGCGCCATGTTCGCGCGGCCATTGCGGCGACTGCGCCGCGTGCATCAGGCGGTCCAGCACGCGCTGCGCCGCCCCCGCGTCGCCACGGTGCGCCAGCAGCACGCTGCCCTGCACCGACAGCAGCGGCTGCGGCGTGGGCAGCGCGGCCGCGATCTGCCGCCACAGCACGATCGAGCGCCAGCCCAGGGCGGCAACGGCCGGCTCGGCGTTGTCCAGCTCGGCCATCGGGCTGAGCATGCCCGCGGCCGTGAAGCCGGCCGCTGTCGGCACATAGCCTTCGTCCGGCGCCTGGCTGCGAAACACCGGCTGCGGACCGGTGGCGGCGTCGAACACCTGCACCGCGTGCCCGGCGCGGGCCAGGCGCCAGGCCAGCAGGCGGCCAAGCAGGCCGGCGCCGGCAATGCCGATGGATTGAACGGCGGGCCCCATGTCACACCGGCTGAATGGGGATGTACAACTCGCCGCCCTGCCGGGCGAACTCGCCGGCCTTTTCATCCATGCCCGCCTTCAGCGCGTCGGCCTCGTTCAAGCCCTTGGCGGCGGCAAAGTCGCGCACCTCCTGCGTGATCTTCATCGAGCAGAACTTGGGCCCGCACATGCTGCAGAAGTGCGCCGTCTTGGCGGCGTCCTTAGGCAGGGTCTCGTCGTGAAATTCGCGCGCGGTCTCCGGGTCCAGCCCCAGGTTGAACTGGTCTTCCCAGCGGAACTCGAAGCGCGCGTGGCTGATCGCGTCGTCGCGCGCCCGCGCCGCCGGGTGTCCCTTGGCCACGTCGGCCGCGTGCGCGGCGATCTTGTAGGCAATGATGCCCTGCTTGACGTCGTCGCGGTCGGGCAGGCCCAGGTGCTCCTTGGGCGTGACGTAGCACAGCATGGCCGTTCCCATCCAACCGATCATGGCCGCGCCGATGGCCGACGCGATGTGGTCGTAGCCCGGCGCGATGTCGATGGTGAGCGGGCCCAGGGTGTAGAACGGCGCCTCGTGGCAGTGCTTGAGCTGCTCGTCCATGTTGGCCTGGATCATGTGCAGGGGCACGTGGCCGGGGCCTTCGATCATGGTCTGCACGTCGTGCTTCCAGGCCAGCTGCGTCAGCTCGCCCAGGGTGCGCAGCTCGGCAAACTGCGCCTCGTCGTTGGCGTCGGCCGCGCAGCCGGGGCGCAGGCCATCGCCCAGGCTGAAGCTCACGTCATACGCCTTCATGATCTCGCAAATGTCTTCGAAGTGCGTGTACAGAAAGCTCTCCTGGTGGTGCGCCATGCACCATTTGGCCATGATCGAGCCACCGCGGCTGACGATGCCCGTCACGCGCTCGGCCGTCAGGTGGATGAAGGGCAGGCGCACGCCGGCGTGGATGGTGAAGTAGTCCACGCCCTGCTCGGCCTGCTCGATCAGCGTGTCGCGGAAGATGTCCCACGTCAGGTCTTCGGCAATGCCGCCCACCTTTTCCAGCGCCTGGTAGATCGGCACGGTGCCGATGGGCACGGGCGAGTTGCGCACGATCCAGTCGCGCGTGGTGTGGATGTTCTTGCCGGTGCTCAGATCCATCACCGTGTCCGCGCCCCAGCGGATCGACCACACCAGCTTTTCCACCTCCTCCTCGATGCTGCTGGTGACGGCGCTGTTGCCGATGTTGGCGTTGATCTTGACGCGGAAATTGCGCCCGATGGCCATCGGCTCGATCTCGGGGTGGTTGATGTTGGCAGGGATGATGGCGCGGCCGCGCGCCACCTCGTCGCGCACGAACTCGGGGGTGATGGCTTGGGGAATGGTGGC from Burkholderiaceae bacterium includes these protein-coding regions:
- a CDS encoding FAD-dependent oxidoreductase, with protein sequence MGPAVQSIGIAGAGLLGRLLAWRLARAGHAVQVFDAATGPQPVFRSQAPDEGYVPTAAGFTAAGMLSPMAELDNAEPAVAALGWRSIVLWRQIAAALPTPQPLLSVQGSVLLAHRGDAGAAQRVLDRLMHAAQSPQWPREHGAIEPLSMQALRELEPSIQGPAQAWLLPGEGHIDTVATMLALQATAPGVRWHWGAPVAGVQADEGTGVLHLADGRALKFDAVIDVRGVGARGSASLPEAAMPVRGVRGEVIGLHCPGHGLTRQLRLLHPRHRVYIVPRSADLLMVGASEIESEDRSPVSLRSAVELMAAAHSVLPVLAEARIVRLDVNLRPALPDNNPRIEHAGRRLAINGLFRHGWLLAPALVEQALAQAGWAAPTGAMA
- the thiC gene encoding phosphomethylpyrimidine synthase ThiC, whose protein sequence is MNAPEKLDQLLAVTRAPLPASTKGAIAGSRPDIRVPVRDVRLTNGRTVSLYDTSGPYTDPMADIDVRRGLGSVRAPWIAERGDTKSYAGRLARILDDGGKREGRDAERIAQLRAEAAGLQRQPRRARSGANVTQMHYARRGIVTPEMEYVALRENGRREWLADYLSDARREARRRGNPLGATIPQAITPEFVRDEVARGRAIIPANINHPEIEPMAIGRNFRVKINANIGNSAVTSSIEEEVEKLVWSIRWGADTVMDLSTGKNIHTTRDWIVRNSPVPIGTVPIYQALEKVGGIAEDLTWDIFRDTLIEQAEQGVDYFTIHAGVRLPFIHLTAERVTGIVSRGGSIMAKWCMAHHQESFLYTHFEDICEIMKAYDVSFSLGDGLRPGCAADANDEAQFAELRTLGELTQLAWKHDVQTMIEGPGHVPLHMIQANMDEQLKHCHEAPFYTLGPLTIDIAPGYDHIASAIGAAMIGWMGTAMLCYVTPKEHLGLPDRDDVKQGIIAYKIAAHAADVAKGHPAARARDDAISHARFEFRWEDQFNLGLDPETAREFHDETLPKDAAKTAHFCSMCGPKFCSMKITQEVRDFAAAKGLNEADALKAGMDEKAGEFARQGGELYIPIQPV
- the arcD gene encoding arginine-ornithine antiporter, with the protein product MASNSKKLGVGALTALVVGSMVGGGIFSIPQNTAASAGVGATALAWLITGIGMLALAFVFLSLALRQPQLDSGIYAYARASFGPFTGFSSAWGYWFMAVLGNVGYYVLLFSTLGHYWPVFGDGNTRTAVACASVMLWGTHALVLRGVREAARINQVTTVAKLVPLLLFVLLVALAFQPLVFGADVWGRANPALGGVLEQVRGMMLVTVWVFIGVEGASVYSAHAVRRVDVGRATLAGFLFVLALLVAVSLLSMGVMAQPELAALKNPSMAHVLERAVGPWGGVLISVGLFISLSGALLSWLMLSAETLYSAARDGSAPAWLARENAHGAPAASLWLTSGSVQFFLLVTLVSESTYLSLVNLGTAMILLPYTWAAGHALNVALRGECYARHENGHRRRDAAISVLALLYALWLVYAGGIKYLLLGSLLYAPGALLYAWARRGHGRAVFSPREWVGFGLLVLAAGVAALGLRGGWLSL
- the thiS gene encoding sulfur carrier protein ThiS, whose amino-acid sequence is MSDGASPAPPVQITLDGAPHAVTPGTTLAQLVEALGHAPQAVGTAVNAEFVPRAARQNCVLQAGDQVLLFQPIVGG